A single genomic interval of Suncus etruscus isolate mSunEtr1 chromosome 10, mSunEtr1.pri.cur, whole genome shotgun sequence harbors:
- the C10H15orf48 gene encoding normal mucosa of esophagus-specific gene 1 protein, with amino-acid sequence MNFLQILTKKKEIIPLLLFVTAAGCGAVSIAVYSLRKSDVIIDRRRNPEPWESVDPNVPAKLLTINQEWKPIEELQKVRRASR; translated from the exons ATGAACTTTTTGCAAATCCTTACCAAAAAGAAGGAA ATCATCCCCTTGCTGCTGTTTGTAACTGCCGCAGGTTGTGGAGCTGTCTCCATCGCTGTGTACTCTCTCAGAAAGTCTGATGTGAT cATTGATCGAAGAAGAAACCCAGAGCCTTGGGAATCTGTGGATCCTAATGTGCCTGCAAAG ctcctAACAATAAACCAAGAGTGGAAGCCCATTGAAGAGCTGCAGAAGGTTCGAAGGGCAAGCAGATGA